Proteins found in one Deinococcus seoulensis genomic segment:
- the paaA gene encoding 1,2-phenylacetyl-CoA epoxidase subunit PaaA, translated as MTHPTPAQTGPNPSGMGPGETPEQHAHFEARIARGEKIEAGDWMPAEYRRQLIRMISQHAHSEVVGMLPEGEWITRAPSLKRKTILMAKVQDEAGHGQYLYHAAETLGATREDMLQALLSGKAKYSSIFNYPTYTWADVGMIGWLVDGAAIKNQTMLAGCSYGPYSRAMVRICSEETFHHKQGKEMIVAYAQGTPEQRAMAQESLNRWWWPAMMMLGPHDADSPNSGVLTKWGIKLKSNDEVRQEFINEHVPELLEAGLTIPDPDLHQDEHGNWRHGPIHWDEFWAVIRGEQGLNRERLGARQHAHDDGAWVRDALQAYTDRQRAVAAD; from the coding sequence ATGACCCACCCCACCCCCGCCCAGACCGGCCCGAACCCATCAGGAATGGGCCCCGGAGAAACGCCCGAGCAGCACGCGCACTTCGAGGCCCGCATCGCCCGCGGCGAGAAGATCGAGGCCGGCGACTGGATGCCCGCCGAGTACCGCCGCCAGCTCATCCGCATGATCAGCCAGCACGCCCACAGCGAGGTCGTCGGCATGCTCCCCGAAGGCGAATGGATCACCCGCGCCCCCAGCCTGAAACGCAAGACCATCCTCATGGCCAAGGTGCAGGACGAGGCCGGGCACGGCCAGTACCTCTACCACGCCGCCGAAACCCTCGGCGCCACCCGCGAGGACATGCTCCAGGCCCTCCTGAGCGGCAAGGCCAAATACAGCAGCATCTTCAACTACCCCACCTACACCTGGGCGGACGTCGGCATGATCGGCTGGCTCGTGGACGGCGCCGCCATCAAGAACCAGACCATGCTCGCCGGCTGCTCCTACGGCCCGTACAGCCGCGCCATGGTCCGCATCTGCTCCGAGGAAACCTTCCACCACAAACAGGGCAAGGAAATGATCGTCGCCTACGCCCAGGGAACCCCCGAACAGCGCGCCATGGCGCAGGAATCCCTGAACCGCTGGTGGTGGCCCGCCATGATGATGCTCGGCCCGCACGACGCCGACAGCCCCAACAGCGGCGTCCTCACGAAATGGGGCATCAAGCTCAAGAGCAACGACGAGGTCCGCCAGGAATTCATCAACGAACACGTCCCCGAACTCCTCGAAGCGGGCCTCACCATCCCCGACCCCGACCTCCACCAGGACGAACACGGCAACTGGCGCCACGGCCCCATCCACTGGGACGAATTCTGGGCCGTCATCCGCGGCGAACAGGGCCTCAACAGGGAACGCCT